In the genome of Drosophila pseudoobscura strain MV-25-SWS-2005 chromosome 3, UCI_Dpse_MV25, whole genome shotgun sequence, one region contains:
- the M7BP gene encoding titin isoform X8, producing the protein MAGESPASNSSESSPVQRQLNGSVDSGIAVLEVLEMETPTLRRRQRLQQCQRILQVLQRDHSTHRLLRDRLSKIADRKWKKEEAREQQSCNVCCADLDQSSPKTYVTCCTCGKYVCRGPKCADWRPKDADWECQLCHSSKESLAHTSSWVAEQMSFNQHKFVYPMRARSEVYIPITGDGDGDANDSTMHIESISQIGQSAHLEERAKIRAYVEEIVAEMLGGSLDHIKVGQLSKSENYLQFFHKFHAKLSNLLINVESDLLKGDLPAIVNGSNSNSNNNNNNNGDSESLADISQTRLRSLIETIIAETLRNSALSVSGAVSEISLDTRSLAAELPNNGNGLKRRHRTEHYFEPKIYQDLLATAVLNKIADKEGNTRLISESTPDLSGHLIDENYNAEALSTTSGSSIEPRSDCSLTDHELALDTGKSKSLQADLERESVLSDYIAAHMVPLPDFSASVTESEDDVGSISSSMIGDGTWEDNWLFKKKRSSVQSSVTPSSIGMLVPAPMENVRAQIGDRTADEVSDLSELGSDVEDNSLDLLRCNDLNDRLLSKHLIGGQNTKLVLDELVDRTSLISHTLPEEHEPAFTETTNTFVVASSAAPSDIIVSLPSPMVFQDDSMNEELVQTPIAAQGETDELASLEGCIGYSTVEYIDEEQMRETTPSVIEILAAIALGPMLAVPASEQPGVITPSEMHTLKELSDLALAEINARTMDLAHHSLDIIEEENIELMPFTGSVSQPSTINVHPSTLTDPTTNHQSTETTAAQEPKVVPKPAIDSDAPIHNPSTTKILTVDKPAALDPPAAVEISPETDTVAVDPPSPAAAEIIPDAETVAAYPPAPVEIIPETETVAVDPAPPAAVEITPAAETVAVDPPAAALEIIPDAETVAVDPPAPVEIIPGTEMVAVYPAPPAAVEITPAAETVAVDPPAVVEIITEPETVAVDPPAAALEIIPDAETVAVDPPAPVEIIPETETVAVYPAPPVAVEITPAAETVALDPPAVVEIITEPETVAVDPTAAALEIIPDAETVAVDPSAAAEIIPDAETVAVDPPAPVEIIPETETVAVDPAPPDAVVITPAAETVAVDPPAAALEITPAAETVVVYPPAAALEIIPDAETVAVDPPAPVEIIPETETVAVDPAPPAAVEITPAAETVAVDPPAAALEIIPDAETVAVDPPAPVEIIPETETVAVDPALPAAVEITPAAETVALDPPAVVEIITEPETVAVDPTAAALETVAVDPSAPVEIIPETETFAVDPAPPAAVEITPAAETVAVDPPAVVEIIIEPEIVAVDPPAAALEIIPDAEKVAVDPPAAALEIIPYAETLAVDPPAVVEIITEPEIVAVDPPAAALEIIPDAEKVAVDPPAPVDIITETETVADDPAPPTAETVAVDPPAAAEIIPETEIVAVDPPAAALEIIPYAETLAVDPPAVVEIITEPETVAVDLPAASLEIIPDAETVAVDPSVQVEIIPGTEMVAVDPAPPAAVEITPAAETVAVDPPAVVEIITEPKTVAVDPTAAALEIIPDAETVAVDPPAPVEIIPETETVAVYPAPPAAVEITPAAETVAVDPPAVVEIITEPETVVADPPAAALEITLAAETVAVDPPAAALEIIPDAETVAVDPPAPVEIIPETETVAVDPAPPAAVEITPAAETVAVDPPAVVEIITEPETVVADPPAAALEITLAAETVAVNPPAAALEIIPDAETVAVDPPAPVEIIPETETVAVDPAPPAALEITPAAETVAVNPPAAVEDVETVSVDPPEAVEIITVTENVAVDPPAALEITPAAETVAVDPPAVVEIITEPETVVADPPAAALEITPAAETVVVYPPAAALEIIPDAETVAVDPPAPVEIIPETETVAVDPVPPAAVEITPAAETVAVDPPAAALEIIPDAATVAVDPPAPVEIIPETETVAVDPASSAAVEITPAAETVAVDPPAVVEIITEPETVVADPPAAALEITLAAETVAVDPPAAALEIIPDAATVAVDPPAPVEIIPETETVAVDPAPPAAVEITPAAETVAVDSPVAVEIISETEIVAVDLPAAGEISPKTDTVAVDRPPPAATEIISEAETVAVDPSVPVEIFPGTEMVAVDPAPPAAVEITPAAETVAVNPPAAVEDVETVSVDPPEAVEIITVTENVAVDPPAALEITPAAETVAVDPPAVVEIIPETETVAVDPAPPAAVEITPAAETVAVDPPAAALEIIPNAETVAVDPPAPVEIIPETETVAVDPAPPAAVEITPAAETVAVDPPAAALEIIPNAETVAVDPPAPVEIIPETETVAVDPALPAAVEITPAAETVAVDPPAVVEIITEPETVVADPPAAALEIIPDAATVAVDPPAPVEIIPETEMVAVDHAPPAALEITPAAETVAVDPSAAAEIIPETETVAVDPSPPAVVEIIAGTESVVLDPTGAVEFIPETQTKAVEIPAVEVEAKSVSDLGPNALIDDTQLLSCVPKPLKESDNMDTSLLEPSSECVPAQTSVEYTKSDSSALGSIAEREVKKWYNAVEMPNNPYAPEALKQRISGTQERYMDVPNISPSAEQKALAAALTEDGDPAPPSTDYKRYSRDYYINNAPNGTEVNGIVRRASSGAEKQPSAEDVEQDIVITEAAQNASTTAIEQDKEQESVAANVYTALPAQVFDDLLETQSNPSLHSLQTTTTTSDESETVRVYDFNKQETTVIRPAPAEQQPSSSTTSSMESAQSASVSSSSIDASVSKKRERPVVLQFGPADSVPTIGSPVNTPTRGSTPPAFRFLQPKRRLIEPSQVLSVDEDDVMEPNTPVAEKPAVEDEVVHAMPSVKALAQAFLLTSKAQQAERRWRSKVRLSLPADTSDKSPTSLARRHKLEHAVSMAEVADESTIASDLSSLETDPSIQSDGSTNPPIASPVTPVPVRHGFLRSNIAFFENLKFK; encoded by the exons ATCTGCCGGCCATTGTCAAtgggagcaacagcaacagcaacaacaacaacaacaacaatggggACTCCGAGTCTCTGGCAGACATCTCGCAGACCCGTCTACGGAGTCTCATCGAGACCATCATAGCGGAGACGCTGCGCAACAGTGCCCTGAGCGTGAGCGGAGCCGTCTCGGAGATCAGCCTGGACACCCGCTCGCTGGCCGCCGAGCTGCCGAACAATGGGAATGGGCTGAAGCGCCGACATCGCACGGAGCACTACTTCGAGCCGAAGATCTATCAGGATCTGCTGGCCACAGCGGTGCTCAATAAG ATTGCCGATAAGGAAGGGAACACAAGGTTAATATCGGAGAGCACACCAGACTTGAGTGGTCACCTCATTGATGAGAATTACAATGCCGAAGCGTTGAGCACCACGTCCGGTAGTTCCATTGAGCCCCGAAGCGATTGCAGCCTCACCGACCATGAATTGGCACTGGAT ACTGGCAAATCCAAGTCCCTGCAGGCGGATTTGGAGCGTGAATCGGTTTTGAGTGATTATATAGCCGCCCACATGGTTCCCCTTCCGGACTTTTCGGCATCTGTTACTGAGTCGGAGGATG ATGTTGGATCAATCTCCTCGAGCATGATCGGCGATGGCACTTGGGAGGATAACTGGCTATTCAAGAAGAAGCGCAGCTCCGTGCAGAGCTCGGTCACTCCGAGCAGCATTGGCATGCTGGTGCCGGCTCCCATGGAGAATGTGCGTGCCCAAATCGGCGATAGGACTGCGGACGAGGTCAGCGATCTGTCGGAGCTGGGATCGGATGTAGAGGACAATTCGCTTGATTTACTGCGCTGCAACGATCTAAACGATCGCCTGCTGAGCAAGCATCTGATCGGTGGCCAGAACACAAAACTTGTGCTAGACGAGCTCGTAGATCGGACCAGCCTGATCTCCCACACCCTTCCGGAGGAGCATGAGCCCGCATTTACGGAAACCACAAACACGTTCGTCGTAGCATCCTCTGCCGCGCCATCTGATATTATAGTTTCACTACCATCACCCATGGTGTTTCAAGATGACTCGATGAACGAGGAGCTGGTCCAGACTCCCATTGCAG CCCAAGGCGAAACTGACGAACTGGCCAGCCTCGAAGGTTGCATTGGTTACAGCACAGTAGAATACATTGATGAAGAGCAGATGCGCGAAACCACGCCGTCAGTTATCGAGATACTAGCCGCCATTGCCTTGGGACCGATGCTAGCGGTCCCAGCATCGGAGCAGCCGGGGGTCATAACTCCGAGTGAGATGCATACACTCAAGGAGCTAAGCGACTTGGCGCTCGCCGAAATAAACGCTCGCACAATGGACTTGGCGCACCATTCACTTGACATCATAGAAGAGGAGAATATTGAATTAATGCCGTTCACCGGGAGTGTCTCACAACCTTCCACTATAAATGTCCATCCATCAACTCTGACAGACCCAACAACAAACCACCAATCTACAGAAACAACAGCCGCCCAGGAGCCAAAAGTGGTACCAAAACCTGCCATAGACAGTGATGCGCCCATACATAACCCATCGACAACAAAAATTCTAACAGTAGATAAACCAGCAGCATTGGATCCTCCGGCAGCAGTGGAAATCAGTCCTGAAACGGacactgttgctgttgatcctccttcgccagcagcagcggaaatCATTCCAGACGCAGAAACCGTAGCTGCGTATCCTCCCGCACCAGTGGAAATCATTCCGGAAACAGAAACTGTTGCAGTtgatcctgctcctccagcagcagtggaaatcactccagcagcagaaactgtagctgtggatcctccagcagcagcgttgGAAATCATTCCAGACGCAGAAACGGTAGCTGTGGATCCTCCCGCACCAGTGGAAATCATTCCGGGAACAGAAATGGTTGCTGTTtatcctgctcctccagcagcagtggaaatcactccagcagcagaaactgtAGCTGTGGATCCTCCAGCAGTAGTTGAAATCATTACAGAACCTGAAACCGTAG CTGTGGATCCTCCGGCAGCAGCGTTGGAAATCATTCCAGACGCAGAAACGGTAGCTGTGGATCCTCCCGCACCAGTGGAAATCATTCCGGAAACAGAAACTGTTGCTGTTTATCCTGCTCCTCCAGTAGCAGTGGAAATCACTCCAGCGGCAGAAACTGTAGCTTTGGATCCTCCAGCAGTAGTGGAAATCATTACAGAACCTGAAACCGTAGCTGTGGATCCTACGGCAGCAGCGTTGGAAATCATTCCAGACGCAGAAACCGTAGCTGTGGAtccttcagcagcagcggaaatCATTCCAGACGCAGAAACCGTAGCTGTGGATCCTCCCGCACCAGTGGAAATCATTCCGGAAACAGAAACTGTAGCTGTtgatcctgctcctccagatgCAGTGGTAAtcactccagcagcagaaactgtagctgtggatcctccggcagcagcattggaaatcactccagcagcagaaaccgTAGTTGTGTATCCTCCGGCAGCAGCATTGGAAATCATTCCAGACGCAGAAACCGTAGCTGTGGATCCTCCCGCACCAGTGGAGATCATTCCGGAAACAGAAACTGTGGCTGTtgatcctgctcctccagcagcagtggaaatcactccagcagcagaaactgtAGCTGTGGATCCTCCGGCAGCAGCATTGGAAATCATTCCAGACGCAGAAACCGTAGCTGTGGATCCTCCCGCACCAGTGGAAATCATTCCGGAAACAgaaactgttgctgttgatccTGCTCTTCCAGCAGCAGTGGAAAtcactccagcagcagaaactgtAGCTTTGGATCCTCCAGCAGTAGTGGAAATCATTACAGAACCTGAAACCGTAGCTGTGGATCCTACGGCAGCAGCATTGGAA ACCGTAGCTGTGGATCCTTCCGCACCAGTGGAAATCATTCCGGAAACAGAAACTTTTGCTGTtgatcctgctcctccagcagcagtggaaatcactccagcagcagaaactgtAGCTGTGGATCCTCCAGCAGTAGTGGAAATCATTATAGAACCTGAAATCGTAGCTGTGGATCCTCCGGCAGCAGCATTGGAAATCATTCCAGACGCAGAAAAGGTAGCTGTGGATCCTCCGGCAGCAGCATTGGAAATCATTCCATATGCAGAAACCTTAGCTGTGGATCCTCCAGCAGTAGTGGAAATCATTACAGAACCTGAAATCGTAGCTGTGGATCCTCCGGCAGCAGCATTGGAAATCATTCCAGACGCAGAAAAGGTAGCTGTGGATCCTCCGGCACCAGTGGATATAATTACGGAAACAGAAACTGTTGCTGATGATCCTGCTCCTCCAACAGCAGAAACTGTAGCTGTGgatcctccagcagcagcggaaatCATTCCCGAAACGGAAATCGTAGCTGTGGATCCTCCGGCAGCAGCATTGGAAATCATTCCATATGCAGAAACCTTAGCTGTGGATCCTCCAGCAGTAGTGGAAATCATTACAGAACCTGAAACCGTAGCTGTGGATCTTCCGGCAGCATCGTTGGAAATCATTCCAGACGCAGAAACCGTAGCTGTGGATCCTTCCGTACAAGTGGAAATCATTCCGGGAACAGAAATGGTTGCTGTtgatcctgctcctccagcagcagtggaaatcactccagcagcagaaactgtAGCTGTGGATCCTCCAGCAGTAGTTGAAATCATTACAGAACCTAAAACCGTAGCTGTGGATCCTACGGCAGCAGCATTGGAAATCATTCCAGACGCAGAAACCGTAGCTGTGGATCCTCCCGCACCAGTGGAAATCATTCCGGAAACAGAAACTGTTGCTGTTtatcctgctcctccagcagcagtggaaatcactccagcagcagaaactgtAGCTGTGGATCCTCCAGCAGTAGTCGAAATCATTACAGAACCTGAAACCGTAGTTGCGGATCCTCCGGCAGCAGCATTGGAAATCACTCTAGCAGCAGAAACCGTAGCTGTGGATCCTCCGGCGGCAGCATTGGAAATCATTCCAGACGCAGAAACGGTAGCTGTGGATCCTCCCGCACCAGTGGAAATCATTCCGGAAACAgaaactgttgctgttgatcctgctcctccagcagcagtggaaatcactccagcagcagaaactgtAGCTGTGGATCCTCCAGCAGTAGTTGAAATCATTACAGAACCTGAAACCGTAGTTGCGGATCCTCCGGCAGCAGCACTGGAAATCACTCTAGCAGCAGAAACCGTAGCTGTGAATCCTCCGGCGGCAGCATTGGAAATCATTCCAGACGCAGAAACGGTAGCTGTCGATCCTCCCGCACCAGTGGAAATCATTCCGGAAACAgaaactgttgctgttgatcctgctcctccagcagcactGGAAAtcactccagcagcagaaacggtAGCTGTGAATCCTCCAGCAGCTGTGGAAGATGTAGAAACCGTATCTGTGGATCCTCCAGAAGCAGTTGAAATCATTACAGTCACAGAAAACGTAGCTGTGGATCCTCCTGCAGCATTGGAA atcactccagcagcagaaactgtAGCTGTGGATCCTCCAGCAGTAGTTGAAATCATTACAGAACCTGAAACCGTAGTTGCGGATCCTCCGGCAGCAGCATTGGAAAtcactccagcagcagaaaccgTAGTTGTGTATCCTCCGGCAGCAGCATTGGAAATCATTCCAGACGCAGAAACCGTAGCTGTGGATCCTCCCGCACCAGTGGAAATCATTCCGGAAACAGAAACTGTGGCTGTTGATCCTGTtcctccagcagcagtggaaatcactccagcagcagaaactgtAGCTGTGGATCCTCCGGCAGCAGCATTGGAAATCATTCCAGACGCAGCAACCGTAGCTGTGGATCCTCCCGCACCAGTGGAAATCATTCCGGAAACAGAAACGGTTGCTGTTGATCCTGCTTCTTCAGCAGCAGTGGAAAtcactccagcagcagaaactgtAGCTGTTGATCCTCCAGCAGTAGTTGAAATCATTACAGAACCTGAAACCGTAGTTGCGGATCCTCCGGCAGCAGCATTGGAAATCACTCTAGCAGCAGAAACCGTAGCTGTGGATCCTCCGGCGGCAGCATTGGAAATCATTCCAGACGCAGCAACCGTAGCTGTGGATCCTCCCGCACCAGTGGAAATCATTCCGGAAACAgaaactgttgctgttgatcctgctcctccagcagcagtggaaatcactccagcagcagaaactgtAGCTGTTGATTCTCCTGTAGCAGTGGAAATCATTTCGGAAACAGAAATCGTAGCTGTGGATCTACCAGCCGCAGGGGAAATCAGTCCTAAAACGGacactgttgctgttgatcgTCCTCCGCCAGCAGCAACGGAAATCATTTCAGAAGCAGAAACCGTAGCTGTGGATCCTTCCGTACCAGTGGAAATCTTTCCGGGAACAGAAATGGTTGCTGTtgatcctgctcctccagcagcagtggaaatcactccagcagcagaaacggtAGCTGTGAATCCTCCAGCAGCTGTGGAAGATGTAGAAACCGTATCTGTGGATCCTCCAGAAGCAGTTGAAATCATTACAGTCACAGAAAACGTAGCTGTGGATCCTCCTGCAGCATTGGAAAtcactccagcagcagaaactgtAGCTGTGGATCCTCCAGCAGTAGTGGAAATCATTCCGGAAACAGAAACTGTGGCTGTtgatcctgctcctccagcagcagtggaaatcactccagcagcagaaactgtAGCTGTGGATCCTCCGGCAGCAGCATTGGAAATCATTCCAAACGCAGAAACCGTAGCTGTGGATCCTCCCGCACCAGTGGAAATCATTCCGGAAACAgaaactgttgctgttgatcctgctcctccagcagcagtggaaatcactccagcagcagaaactgtAGCTGTGGATCCTCCGGCAGCAGCATTGGAAATCATTCCAAACGCAGAAACCGTAGCTGTGGATCCTCCCGCACCAGTGGAAATCATTCCGGAAACAgaaactgttgctgttgatccTGCTCTTCCAGCAGCAGTGGAAAtcactccagcagcagaaactgtAGCTGTGGATCCTCCAGCAGTAGTTGAAATCATTACAGAACCTGAAACCGTAGTTGCGGATCCTCCGGCAGCAGCATTGGAAATCATTCCAGACGCAGCAACCGTAGCTGTGGATCCTCCCGCACCAGTGGAAATCATTCCGGAAACAGAAATGGTTGCTGTGGATCatgctcctccagcagcattGGAAAtcactccagcagcagaaactgtagctgtggatccttcagcagcagcggaaatCATTCCGGAAACAGAAACTGTTGCTGTGGAtccttctcctccagcagTAGTGGAAATCATTGCAGGGACAGAATCGGTGGTTCTGGATCCTACCGGTGCAGTGGAATTCATTCCGGAGACACAAACTAAAGCTGTGGAAATACCAGCTGTTGAAGTGGAGGCTAAGAGCGTTTCGGACCTTGGTCCGAATGCTTTAATCGACGATACGCAGTTGTTAAGTTGTGTTCCGAAACCGCTAAAAGAGTCAGATAACATGGACACATCATTATTGGAACCATCATCGGAATGCGTTCCAGCGCAAACATCCGTAGAATACACTAAGAGCGATAGTTCCGCTCTAG GTTCCATTGCTGAGCGAGAGGTCAAGAAGTGGTACAATGCCGTCGAAATGCCCAACAACCCTTATGCGCCCGAGGCTCTGAAGCAGCGTATCAGTGGCACCCAGGAGCGGTACATGGATGTGCCAAATATCAGTCCCAGCGCCGAGCAGAAGGCTCTGGCCGCCGCCCTCACTGAAGATGGCGACCCGGCGCCACCATCAACCGACTACAAACG CTACAGCCGCGACTACTACATCAACAATGCCCCCAATGGCACAGAAGTAAACGGAATCGTACGGAGAGCATCGTCCGGCGCAGAGAAGCAGCCGTCCGCAGAGGATGTTGAGCAGGACATAGTTATCACCGAG GCGGCTCAAAACGCAAGCACAACTGCAATAGAGCAGGATAAGGAACAGGAATCAGTTGCGGCTAACGTTTACACGGCCTTGCCAGCTCAGGTATTTGACGATTTGCTAGAGACCCAGTCGAACCCATCGCTTCACTCCCTGCAAACAACGACAACCACCAGCGATGAATCCGAAACGGTGCGCGTCTACGACTTTAACAAGCAGGAGACCACGGTCATCAGACCTGCCCCTgcggagcagcagccgagCTCCTCCACGACATCATCCATGGAGTCAGCTCAGAGCGCGTCGGTGTCCTCTTCCTCCATAGACGCATCTGTGTCCAAAAAGCGTGAGCGACCAGTTGTCCTACAGTTTGGCCCTGCCGACTCGGTGCCCACAATCGGTTCGCCAGTGAACACCCCCACAAGAGGCTCAACGCCCCCGGCGTTCCGCTTTCTCCAGCCAAAACGACGCCTCATCGAGCCGAGTCAAGTGCTGTCTGTGGACGAAGATGATGTG ATGGAGCCTAATACACCCGTCGCCGAGAAGCCCGCCGTAGAAGATGAGGTGGTGCATGCAATGCCGTCAGTGAAAGCTCTGGCCCAGGCCTTCCTCTTGACTAGCAaagcccagcaagccgagCGACGATGGCGATCAAAG GTGCGGCTATCCTTACCAGCTGATACGTCAGACAAGTCTCCTACCTCCCTAGCACGGCGACACAAGCTGGAGCATGCTGTTTCCATGGCAGAGGTAGCCGATGAATCTACGATCGCCTCTGACTTATCATCCCTCGAAAC GGATCCATCTATTCAATCGGACGGTTCCACGAACCCACCTATCGCCTCTCCTGTGACCCCAGTCCCCGTACGTCATGGCTTTCTCCGGAGCAATATTGCTTTCTTTGAGAACTTAAAGTTTAAGTGA